The following are from one region of the Hyphomicrobium album genome:
- the mutL gene encoding DNA mismatch repair endonuclease MutL gives MPIRQLSPETINRIAAGEVIERPASVVKELVENALDAGASEIDVVTASGGLALIRVTDDGAGMPPEDLVLAVDRHATSKLSEEDLFDIRTLGFRGEALPSIGSIALLTIQSRRRDAADAFALSVDRGAKGAVKPAAGNNGTCVEVRDLFSSVPARLKFLKSERAENQATSEVIKRLAMAHPQVGFTLTTGERMGLRYLREVEGDVGLLQRLGRIMGREFMDDAVPVAAARDRLAVSGFAGLPTLHRPDAAQQFLFVNGRPVKDKLLIGAVRAAYGDLIPRGRHPLLALFLTLPPDEVDVNVHPAKVEVRFRDAGQVRSLIVNALGAALYAAGHRAAAANGSATLQELRPNVVPFERTRPGYYPAARSGVGLGLAEAMQAPLDVMDTPSADTRAFTVPVAEQLLDRPLGAARAQLHENYIVAQTRDGIVIVDQHAAHERLVYERLKAMLAAGGVARQGLLVPVVVDLDDSEIGVLVEKTEELTELGLVLEPFGAGAVIVREVPALLAHADIAALTRDIAADILREGASSALKERLLAVCATIACHGSVRSGRRLAPDEMNALLRDMEATPYSGQCNHGRPTYVELKLADIEKLFGRR, from the coding sequence ATGCCCATCCGCCAGCTTTCACCGGAGACCATAAACCGTATCGCCGCCGGCGAGGTCATCGAGCGGCCGGCCAGCGTCGTCAAGGAGCTGGTCGAGAACGCGCTGGACGCCGGTGCCAGCGAGATCGACGTGGTCACCGCCTCGGGCGGCCTGGCGCTGATCCGCGTCACCGACGACGGCGCCGGCATGCCGCCGGAGGATCTCGTCCTGGCGGTCGATCGCCACGCCACCTCCAAGCTGTCCGAAGAAGACCTGTTCGACATCCGCACGCTCGGGTTCCGTGGCGAGGCGCTGCCGTCCATCGGCTCGATAGCCCTGCTGACGATCCAGTCGCGCCGGCGCGATGCGGCCGATGCTTTTGCGCTGAGCGTCGATCGAGGCGCCAAGGGCGCGGTGAAACCTGCCGCCGGCAATAACGGCACCTGCGTCGAGGTGCGCGATCTCTTCTCCAGCGTGCCGGCACGCCTGAAGTTCTTGAAGTCCGAGCGCGCCGAGAACCAGGCGACGTCCGAGGTGATCAAGCGCCTCGCGATGGCGCATCCGCAGGTGGGGTTCACGCTCACGACGGGTGAGCGCATGGGACTGCGCTACCTGCGCGAAGTCGAAGGCGACGTGGGGCTGCTGCAGCGCTTAGGCCGCATCATGGGGCGCGAGTTCATGGACGACGCGGTTCCGGTTGCTGCCGCGCGCGACAGGCTCGCGGTCAGCGGCTTTGCCGGCCTGCCGACGCTGCACCGGCCCGACGCCGCGCAGCAGTTCCTGTTCGTCAACGGGCGCCCAGTCAAGGACAAGCTGCTGATCGGCGCCGTGCGTGCCGCCTACGGCGACCTCATTCCCCGCGGGCGCCATCCGCTGCTGGCGCTGTTCTTGACGCTGCCGCCCGACGAGGTGGACGTGAACGTGCACCCGGCGAAGGTCGAAGTGCGCTTCCGCGACGCCGGCCAGGTTCGTTCGCTCATCGTCAACGCGTTGGGCGCGGCGCTCTATGCAGCCGGTCACCGCGCCGCTGCCGCCAACGGCAGCGCGACCCTGCAGGAGCTGCGCCCCAACGTCGTGCCGTTCGAGCGGACGCGGCCCGGTTACTATCCGGCGGCGCGCAGTGGCGTCGGTCTCGGGCTCGCCGAGGCCATGCAGGCGCCGCTCGACGTCATGGATACGCCAAGCGCCGATACGCGCGCTTTCACGGTGCCCGTCGCCGAGCAGCTGCTCGATCGCCCGCTGGGCGCCGCCCGAGCGCAGCTGCATGAAAACTACATCGTGGCGCAGACGCGCGACGGCATCGTCATCGTCGACCAGCACGCGGCGCACGAGCGGCTCGTCTACGAGCGTCTCAAGGCGATGCTGGCGGCCGGCGGCGTCGCGCGCCAGGGCCTTCTGGTGCCGGTCGTCGTCGACCTCGACGATAGCGAGATCGGCGTGCTGGTCGAGAAGACCGAGGAGCTGACCGAGCTCGGCCTGGTGCTCGAGCCGTTCGGCGCTGGCGCCGTCATCGTGCGCGAGGTGCCCGCGCTGTTGGCGCATGCCGACATCGCCGCCCTCACACGAGATATCGCCGCCGACATCCTGCGTGAGGGAGCAAGCAGCGCCTTGAAGGAGCGGCTGCTGGCCGTCTGCGCGACCATCGCCTGTCACGGCAGCGTCCGCTCGGGGCGGCGGCTGGCGCCCGACGAGATGAACGCGCTGCTGCGCGACATGGAGGCGACGCCTTATTCAGGCCAGTGCAACCACGGGCGCCCGACGTACGTCGAGCTGAAGCTCGCCGACATCGAGAAGCTGTTCGGGCGCCGCTGA
- a CDS encoding M16 family metallopeptidase, translating to MVAARPLRSTAWRVASRRMGIAASLATLAAAFVATFSPSANAMKIQTVKSPGGIEAWLVEEHAVPMMAMRFAFDGGSSQDPAGKEGVANFVTAMLDEGAGDLVSRDFQERMEDLSMRMNYEEAKDAFYGNFETLTANRDEAAKLLKLALTKPRFDQDAVERIRQQLLASLAYAARDPDKVAQNEWYAVAFAGHPYARPANGTEATVGKMTGADLESYRKRVFAKDTLKVVAVGDITPEQLGKLLDEVFGDLPDKAELAPVAKTNPVSGGRQTVVDMNVPQSVAVFGLGAMPRKDPDFMAAFVLNQILGGGGFASKLMEEVREKRGLAYSVYTYVYPFQHTSIFSGGVATRNDMMGQSLDIIRAELKKMADGDVSQTDLDNAKSYLIGSYPLRFDTNAKIASQLLGLRMDGFGPEYVDNRNAMVAAVTLDDLKRVAKRLLETQNLIVTIVGKPTLQQAKKG from the coding sequence ATGGTCGCAGCCCGTCCCCTGCGCTCTACGGCTTGGCGCGTCGCGTCCCGCCGCATGGGCATCGCCGCGTCGCTTGCCACGCTTGCCGCCGCATTCGTCGCCACCTTCAGCCCTTCTGCGAACGCCATGAAAATCCAAACCGTGAAGAGCCCCGGTGGCATCGAGGCGTGGCTCGTCGAGGAGCACGCTGTGCCGATGATGGCCATGCGCTTCGCCTTCGACGGCGGCAGCTCGCAGGACCCGGCCGGCAAGGAGGGTGTCGCCAATTTCGTCACCGCCATGCTGGACGAAGGCGCCGGCGACCTTGTCTCGCGCGACTTCCAGGAGCGCATGGAGGATCTGTCCATGCGCATGAACTATGAGGAGGCGAAGGACGCCTTCTACGGGAATTTCGAAACGCTCACCGCCAACCGCGACGAGGCTGCGAAGCTCTTGAAGCTGGCGCTGACCAAGCCGCGCTTCGATCAGGATGCAGTGGAGCGCATTCGCCAGCAGCTGCTCGCTTCGCTCGCCTATGCCGCGCGCGATCCCGACAAGGTGGCGCAGAACGAATGGTACGCCGTGGCCTTTGCCGGTCACCCGTATGCGCGCCCGGCCAACGGCACCGAGGCGACGGTCGGCAAGATGACCGGCGCTGACCTCGAGAGCTATCGTAAGCGGGTGTTCGCCAAGGACACGCTGAAGGTCGTGGCCGTCGGCGACATCACGCCGGAGCAGCTCGGCAAGCTACTCGACGAGGTGTTCGGCGATCTGCCGGACAAGGCCGAGCTGGCGCCCGTCGCGAAAACCAATCCCGTCTCCGGCGGCCGCCAGACGGTGGTCGACATGAACGTCCCGCAGTCGGTGGCGGTGTTCGGGCTCGGCGCCATGCCCCGCAAGGACCCCGACTTCATGGCGGCGTTCGTCTTGAACCAGATCCTCGGCGGCGGCGGTTTCGCATCGAAGTTGATGGAGGAGGTGCGCGAGAAGCGCGGCCTCGCCTACTCGGTCTACACCTACGTCTATCCCTTCCAGCACACCTCGATCTTCTCGGGCGGCGTCGCCACGCGCAACGACATGATGGGGCAGTCGCTCGACATCATCCGCGCCGAGCTGAAGAAGATGGCGGATGGCGACGTCAGCCAGACCGACCTCGACAACGCCAAGAGCTATCTGATCGGCTCGTATCCCTTGCGCTTCGACACCAACGCCAAGATCGCCTCGCAGCTCCTCGGCTTGCGCATGGATGGCTTCGGGCCGGAATACGTCGACAACCGCAACGCCATGGTCGCGGCGGTGACGCTCGACGACCTGAAGCGCGTTGCCAAGCGGCTGCTCGAGACACAGAACCTGATCGTCACTATCGTCGGCAAGCCGACGCTGCAGCAGGCGAAGAAAGGCTGA
- the ppa gene encoding inorganic diphosphatase — translation MRLDAIAIGLNPPLDINVIVEVPVGGEPIKYEMDKASGTLFVDRFLYTPMRYPGNYGFVPHTLSLDGDPIDVLVCNTRAIVPGAVINCRPVGVLVMRDEGGGDEKIIAVPSSKTTMRYDKVANYTDLPQITVQQIEHFFGHYKDLEPGKWAKIDHLGDSGEARRLISEAIERAKKSNG, via the coding sequence ATGCGGCTCGACGCCATTGCGATCGGATTGAACCCACCCCTCGACATCAACGTCATCGTCGAGGTGCCCGTGGGCGGCGAGCCCATCAAGTACGAGATGGACAAGGCGTCGGGCACGCTGTTCGTCGACCGCTTCCTCTACACGCCGATGCGCTACCCCGGAAACTACGGGTTCGTGCCGCACACGCTGTCGCTCGACGGCGACCCGATCGACGTCCTCGTCTGCAACACCCGCGCCATTGTCCCCGGCGCCGTTATCAACTGCCGTCCAGTCGGCGTGCTCGTCATGCGCGACGAGGGCGGCGGCGACGAAAAGATCATCGCCGTGCCGAGCAGCAAAACAACGATGCGCTACGACAAGGTGGCGAACTACACCGACCTGCCGCAGATCACCGTGCAGCAGATCGAGCACTTCTTCGGGCACTACAAGGATCTGGAGCCCGGCAAGTGGGCGAAGATCGACCACCTCGGCGATTCCGGCGAGGCGCGGCGGCTGATCAGCGAGGCGATCGAGCGCGCCAAGAAGTCGAACGGCTGA